From Coffea arabica cultivar ET-39 chromosome 2e, Coffea Arabica ET-39 HiFi, whole genome shotgun sequence, the proteins below share one genomic window:
- the LOC140036173 gene encoding uncharacterized protein: MDEEITFGPRDAVPLASGHHEAIVMDIVTNNYRVKKVYVDQGSAVDIMFYRVFKELGLRDDQLTPVRTPLVGFTGPPISSEGMITLMVTVGQAPRCRTIPVDFVVVKQPSPYNVFLGRPALNALRAIPSTFHLSVKFPTPGGIAEVRGDPAIARVCNLATLRGQEKVVAQTTCLEPYIPGDGAQQLGTQDEIEEFPLRRDRPDQVLRIGALLPDKEKEGLKALLREYSQVFAWSVDDMPGIPTDLAVHHLGVDPHFKPVKQKKRSFAPERNEVIKAEVGKLLESKIILEVHYPTWLANPVLVKKEDQT, translated from the coding sequence ATGGATGAGGAAATTACCTTCGGACCGAGGGATGCGGTCCCCCTAGCCTCAGGGCACCACGAAGCCATCGTGATGGACATTGTCACCAACAACTACCGGGTGAAGAAGGTGTATGTCGACCAGGGTAGTGCGGTTGACATTATGTTCTATCGGGTGTTCAAGGAGCTCGGATTAAGGGATGACCAGCTGACCCCGGTCCGGACGCCTCTGGTGGGCTTCACAGGACCACCCATCAGCTCGGAAGGGATGATCACCCTGATGGTCACAGTAGGACAGGCCCCAAGGTGCCGGACCATTCCCGTTGACTTCGTGGTGGTCAAGCAGCCGTCCCCGTACAACGTGTTCTTGGGGAGACCCGCTTTGAACGCCCTCCGAGCTATTCCCTCTACCTTCCACCTAAGCGTCAAGTTCCCCACCCCTGGGGGGATAGCCGAGGTGCGCGGCGACCCAGCGATAGCCAGAGTTTGCAACCTGGCCACGCTCCGGGGGCAGGAGAAGGTGGTCGCCCAGACAACCTGTTTGGAGCCCTATATCCCAGGGGATGGGGCTCAGCAGCTGGGCACCCAGGATGAGATTGAGGAATTCCCCCTAAGGAGGGATCGGCCCGACCAGGTTCTCCGCATTGGAGCCTTGTTGCCCGACAAGGAGAAGGAGGGGTTGAAAGCTCTGTTGAGGGAATACTCCCAGGTCTTCGCTTGGTCGGTGGATGACATGCCCGGGATCCCAACGGACCTGGCAGTCCACCACCTCGGCGTGGACCCTCACTTCAAGCCGGTGAAGCAGAAGAAAAGGAGTTTCGCTCCCGAGAGGAATGAGGTGATCAAGGCGGAGGTCGGCAAGTTGCTGGAGTCCAAGATCATCCTGGAGGTCCACTACCCGACCTGGTTGGCCAATCCCGTCCTAGTCAAGAAGGAGGATCAGACCTAG
- the LOC113728831 gene encoding zinc finger BED domain-containing protein RICESLEEPER 2-like, whose translation MYSSPINSFQGSSSNPVMEQNNEDMEQLNYNEEKADEMSEKEIEMIEDKGNEGGQQVDGDEGAGHFEKNHFIDSDWVLQKYVLNFCNVPPPHTGVIIADALNKCFIDWGIKNKVSSITVDNASYNDVCIRRLREDFSLRKRLSIGEKKFHVRCCVHILNLLVQDGLGQLGGMIDVVREEIKWNSTYLMLASDLEFKDVFPRYANIDPEFHYVPTDFEWMKVEEVCKFLRIFHEFTDMIFGSEYPTANIFLVELYRIKDLSNEKVLDPFEHIRLWLKRQVVKMRQNEGFSSSSKKQKMTRPVVLTGKEKFHMHVSEIDRASPKKSDLYIYLAESRYACDANANLDVLGWWKGKRLRFPILSRMAADILTVPITTMASESTFSAGGRVIDDRRAFMSVETVQMLLCGNDWIRSLHGLKNKSRESLDAVKSITFEEVELPESFTT comes from the exons ATGTACAGCTCTCCAATCAACTCATTTCAAGGTTCATCATCAAATCCTGTGATGGAGCAAAATAATGAAGATATGGAACAATTGAACTACAACGAAGAAAAAGCTGATGAGATGAGTGAAAAAGAGATAGAAATGATAGAAGATAAGGGCAATGAAGGAGGACAGCAAGTAGATGGAGATGAAGGAGCTGGtcattttgagaaaaa TCATTTTATTGATTCTGATTGGGTGCTACAAAAATATGTgttgaatttttgcaatgttCCTCCTCCTCATACTGGAGTTATTATAGCTGATGCTCTAAATAAGTGCTTTATTGATTGGGGGATTAAGAATAAGGTTTCTAGCATAACTGTTGATAATGCTTCATACAATGATGTGTGCATTAGGAGACTTAGAGAGGATTTTTCTCTAAGAAAGAGATTAAGTAttggagaaaaaaaatttcatgttaGATGTTGTGTACATATACTTAATCTCTTAGTGCAAGATGGTCTTGGTCAACTTGGTGGTATGATTGATGTTGTTAGAGAAGAGATAAA GTGGAATAGCACCTATTTGATGTTAGCTTCAGATTTAGAGTTCAAAGATGTCTTTCCAAGATATGCAAACATTGACCCCGAATTTCACTATGTTCCTACTGATTTTGAGTGGATGAAAGTGGAAGAAGTATGCAAATTTTTAAGAATATTTCATGAATTCACTGATATGATTTTCGGGTCCGAGTATCCAACAGCTAACATTTTTCTTGTGGAACTCTATAGGATTAAAGatctttcaaatgaaaaagtTCTTGACCCTTTTGAGCATATTCGGCTATGGCTGAAA AGGCAGGTTGTAAAAATGAGACAAAATGAAGGTTTCAGTTCTTCTAGTAAGAAACAGAAAATGACTAGACCCGTCGTTTTAACTGGTAAAGAAAAGTTTCACATGCATGTGAGTGAAATTGACAGGGCTTCACCAAAAAAATcagatttatatatttatttagcGGAAAGTAGGTATGCTTGTGATGCAAATGCAAATCTAGATGTTTTGGGTTGGTGGAAAGGGAAAAGATTGAGATTTCCTATCTTGTCGAGGATGGCTGCCGATATACTCACCGTTCCTATTACAACTATGGCTTCAGAATCTACTTTCAGCGCCGGAGGTAGAGTAATTGATGATCGACGAGCTTTTATGTCAGTTGAGACGGTGCAAATGTTGCTTTGCGGCAACGATTGGATCCGCAGTCTTCATGGCCTAAAGAATAAGTCTCGC GAATCACTTGATGCGGTCAAATCAATCACATTTGAGGAAGTTGAACTTCCTGAATCATTCACAACCTGA
- the LOC113732166 gene encoding probable carboxylesterase 1, translating to MDSTPSTEVLHDHHPYFRVYKDGRIERFKEFPYTPPSEDPQTGVKSKDILIPPENNVSVRLYLPRTTTPDEKLPIIIYIHGGAFVIESAFSRVYHPYLNSLAAEAKAIAVSIEYRLAPEHPFPACYDDSWIAFEWVLAHASSAQGPEAWISNHADFARIFLAGDSAGANIAHDVMVRASEKIGPGDEVKIAGMILVHPYFGDGKPDKLDKLFSLIAPDSSICDDPRLHPMAHPDLLSRLVCKRVLVLTAEKDFVRERSLLYYCALKKSRWDGELEMMETEEEGHCFHLPNPTSERARVLMKRIVTFINQDSS from the coding sequence ATGGACTCAACCCCATCAACCGAGGTGCTTCACGACCACCATCCCTACTTTCGTGTATACAAGGATGGCCGGATCGAGAGATTTAAAGAGTTCCCCTACACCCCTCCGTCAGAGGATCCCCAAACAGGCGTCAAATCCAAAGATATCCTTATTCCACCTGAGAATAACGTTTCAGTCCGCCTTTACCTTCCCAGAACCACCACTCCTGATGAAAAGCTTCCCATCATAATCTACATCCACGGAGGTGCTTTTGTGATTGAATCAGCATTTTCTCGTGTATACCATCCCTACCTTAACTCCCTAGCAGCTGAAGCCAAGGCGATTGCTGTTTCCATCGAGTACAGACTAGCCCCGGAGCATCCTTTCCCCGCATGCTATGATGATTCTTGGATAGCATTCGAATGGGTTCTTGCACATGCTAGTTCTGCACAGGGTCCTGAAGCGTGGATCAGTAACCATGCCGATTTTGCTAGAATCTTTTTGGCAGGTGATAGTGCTGGAGCTAATATTGCACATGACGTAATGGTCAGGGCCAGTGAAAAAATTGGACCAGGGGATGAAGTAAAAATCGCGGGGATGATTTTGGTCCATCCCTATTTTGGTGATGGTAAGCCTGATAAGCTTGATAAGCTTTTCTCCCTCATAGCCCCAGATAGCAGCATCTGTGATGATCCCAGGTTGCATCCTATGGCGCATCCTGATCTGTTGTCGAGGCTTGTTTGCAAAAGGGTCCTGGTCTTAACAGCGGAGAAGGATTTCGTAAGAGAGAGAAGTTTGCTTTACTACTGCGCATTGAAGAAAAGTAGATGGGATGGAGAATTGGAAATGATGGAGACTGAAGAGGAGGGACATTGCTTTCATCTGCCTAACCCAACTTCTGAGCGTGCCAGGGTTTTGATGAAACGAATTGTTACGTTTATCAATCAGGACTCCTCGTAA
- the LOC113732167 gene encoding AAA-ATPase At4g30250-like produces MEILSQLWSLLGLLTVLQNILPTQLLSFLHSFYESLQDFFSPHAYFEIPEFNGYCGVDVNDLYRHVNLYLNSVYSSSSCRRLSLSRSKSSNRIAFTVAPNHTVHDSFDGHHLSWTHHVETIQDSLEEKRSFTLQLPKRHRLTLLSPYLQHVTTKAEEFERVSRERRLFTNNGHGSYESGWSSVPFRHPSTFETLALEPELKDQLMDDLKAFSEGKEFYQKIGRAWKRGYLLHGPPGSGKSSLIAAMANFLCYDVYDLELSKVSDNSELRALLIQTTNRSIIVIEDIDCSIDLTGDRLAKTRGESSIHNHKKGPPSRHDHRGCSDSGGGDDGRVTLSGLLNFTDGLWSCCGEEKVIVFTTNHRDNVDPALVRCGRMDVHVSLGTCGMHAFKALVKNYLGVDSNASFDVAESCIRSGGALTPAQIAEILLRNRRDADVAVKAAISAMQAKILGVEGAGDHHGGGEYDDLAKSLESFDRRLMGSPDNWEGSPEKLVGKKRKDGYSCSWERKVNLLVRLKSLTKSDSGRRGV; encoded by the coding sequence ATGGAGATATTGTCACAGTTGTGGTCTCTGCTAGGCCTTCTGACAGTCCTCCAAAACATTCTTCCAACCCAACTCCTCTCGTTCCTGCACTCATTCTATGAATCTCTCCAAGATTTCTTCAGCCCACATGCCTACTTTGAAATCCCAGAATTCAATGGCTATTGTGGAGTTGACGTTAATGATCTCTACCGCCATGTTAACCTTTATCTAAACTCTGTTTACTCCTCTTCCTCTTGTCGCCGTCTAAGCCTTTCAAGATCAAAATCTTCCAACCGCATTGCCTTTACTGTTGCACCAAATCATACAGTCCACGACTCTTTCGACGGCCACCATCTCTCTTGGACTCACCATGTCGAGACCATCCAAGATTCCCTCGAAGAAAAGAGAAGCTTCACTCTCCAGCTTCCCAAGCGCCATCGCCTCACTCTCCTTTCCCCCTACCTCCAGCACGTCACCACAAAAGCTGAGGAGTTCGAAAGAGTTTCAAGAGAGCGGAGACTCTTTACCAACAATGGACATGGCTCGTATGAATCCGGCTGGTCATCCGTTCCCTTTCGCCACCCCTCCACATTTGAGACACTAGCACTCGAGCCAGAGCTAAAAGATCAACTCATGGATGACCTAAAAGCATTTTCTGAAGGAAAGGAGTTCTATCAGAAAATTGGACGTGCATGGAAACGCGGCTACTTGTTACACGGTCCTCCAGGGTCCGGAAAATCCAGCCTCATTGCAGCGATGGCAAATTTCTTATGCTATGATGTGTACGATCTTGAACTTAGCAAAGTCTCAGACAACTCTGAGCTGAGGGCTTTGCTCATTCAAACAACCAATCGTTCAATAATCGTCATTGAAGACATAGACTGCTCGATTGACCTCACCGGTGACCGGCTAGCAAAGACTAGGGGAGAATCATCCATCCACAACCACAAAAAGGGTCCTCCTAGCAGACATGATCATCGCGGCTGCAGTGACAGTGGAGGTGGAGATGACGGGCGGGTGACTTTATCAGGACTCTTGAACTTCACGGATGGACTGTGGTCTTGTTGCGGAGAAGAGAAAGTAATTGTTTTCACCACAAACCACAGGGACAACGTCGATCCGGCGCTTGTTAGATGTGGGCGCATGGACGTGCATGTTAGCCTTGGCACGTGCGGCATGCATGCGTTCAAGGCCTTGGTGAAGAACTATCTGGGGGTGGACTCAAATGCGTCCTTTGATGTTGCGGAGAGCTGTATAAGATCAGGTGGGGCCCTCACGCCAGCTCAGATTGCTGAAATCTTGTTGAGGAATAGGAGGGATGCTGACGTGGCGGTCAAAGCTGCGATATCTGCCATGCAAGCAAAGATTTTGGGTGTTGAAGGAGCAGGAGATCACCATGGGGGTGGTGAATATGATGACCTGGCAAAATCACTGGAAAGTTTTGACCGGAGGCTGATGGGTTCGCCGGATAACTGGGAGGGCTCACCGGAAAAGCTTGTAGGGAAGAAGAGGAAAGATGGATATAGTTGTTCTTGGGAGAGGAAGGTCAACTTGCTTGTGAGACttaaatctttgactaaatctgATTCTGGAAGAAGGGGTGTATGA